The following coding sequences are from one Bifidobacterium sp. window:
- a CDS encoding diguanylate cyclase, protein MSSRTVEADRYTNENGSQQPFYDVRRSYEENYNEGPFGAFSQISASAVSDDSSVDTPYNFLGQQLRTPFGIPAGPLLNSAFTDAAFRMGFDICVYKTVRSRAWECNPFPNVLAVHPKSANGFLEAGSTESEEGVLADDHYERPISISNSFGVPSRDPDIWQPDMQKAIAHAGTGQLLIGSFQGSRLSGMDTKAYIQDHVDTAALLLETGAKVIEMNTSCPNEGKNKLLCDDPILVGQICEAVKNNIGDVPLIVKLAFIPDNRALNRLIEATVAHRVVQGLATINTISAKLVDAQGNQALPGEGRERSGVCGNAIRPSGLDMVTRLNDIRSQQHLDFSIVGVGGVLDARDFAQYRQAGADVVMSATGAMWDPNLAKSVSRSLRE, encoded by the coding sequence ATGAGCAGCCGAACTGTTGAAGCCGACCGTTATACCAATGAGAACGGTAGCCAGCAGCCATTCTATGACGTTCGACGCAGTTATGAAGAAAACTATAATGAAGGTCCTTTTGGTGCCTTCTCACAGATTTCTGCTTCTGCGGTATCGGACGATTCTAGTGTTGACACCCCCTATAACTTTCTTGGACAACAGCTGAGAACGCCTTTCGGTATCCCTGCTGGACCGCTTCTCAACAGTGCTTTCACTGATGCCGCGTTCCGGATGGGATTTGACATTTGCGTATACAAAACAGTGCGTTCAAGGGCATGGGAATGTAACCCTTTTCCTAACGTGTTAGCAGTCCACCCGAAATCAGCAAACGGTTTTTTGGAAGCTGGAAGCACTGAGAGTGAGGAGGGCGTTCTGGCTGATGACCATTATGAACGTCCGATTTCTATCTCCAACTCTTTCGGAGTACCTTCACGCGACCCTGATATATGGCAGCCTGATATGCAGAAGGCCATTGCCCATGCTGGTACAGGGCAGTTACTCATTGGCAGCTTCCAGGGTTCGCGCCTTTCTGGAATGGATACCAAGGCGTATATCCAGGATCATGTGGATACCGCAGCACTATTGTTGGAAACTGGCGCAAAGGTTATTGAGATGAACACCAGTTGCCCGAATGAAGGCAAAAATAAACTATTGTGTGATGATCCGATATTGGTTGGCCAAATTTGTGAAGCTGTTAAAAATAATATCGGTGATGTTCCCTTAATCGTAAAGTTGGCGTTCATTCCCGATAACCGAGCTTTGAATCGACTCATAGAGGCCACGGTTGCTCATCGCGTGGTGCAAGGTTTAGCGACTATCAATACGATTTCTGCCAAACTCGTCGATGCCCAAGGGAATCAAGCCCTTCCAGGTGAAGGACGTGAGCGTAGTGGCGTGTGCGGCAATGCAATACGGCCTTCTGGTCTTGATATGGTCACTAGATTGAATGACATACGTTCTCAACAACATTTGGATTTCTCGATTGTTGGTGTAGGCGGTGTCCTCGACGCCAGAGATTTCGCTCAGTATCGTCAGGCGGGAGCAGATGTGGTAATGAGCGCAACCGGCGCGATGTGGGATCCGAATCTCGCCAAAAGCGTATCGCGTTCTTTGCGAGAATAG
- the leuD gene encoding 3-isopropylmalate dehydratase small subunit, with the protein MEKLNVITGVGVPLRRSNVDTDQIIPAVFLKRVTKSGFEDALFYAWRRDPTFVLNQQGYSSGQILVTGPDFGIGSSREHAVWALHDYGFRVVIAPRFADIFYGNAAKNGVLAAIMPQESIELLWKMLEEEPGRSITVNLEERTATCGDVTLSFEVDDYTRWRLMNGFDDIDLTLQHEEDITAYEKRRAERFPFKPTTLPAKHLPSRSITSAREEQDNWPGPLSARA; encoded by the coding sequence ATGGAAAAACTCAATGTGATTACCGGTGTGGGGGTACCACTTCGGCGTTCGAATGTTGACACTGATCAAATCATTCCAGCCGTATTTTTGAAACGAGTTACGAAGTCTGGATTTGAGGACGCCTTGTTTTATGCTTGGCGACGTGACCCAACATTTGTGTTGAATCAACAAGGGTACTCTAGCGGGCAAATACTGGTGACTGGGCCTGATTTTGGTATTGGCTCATCCCGTGAACATGCTGTATGGGCTTTGCATGATTATGGATTTCGTGTGGTGATTGCTCCTCGCTTCGCGGATATTTTCTATGGCAATGCTGCAAAGAATGGAGTGCTTGCCGCTATTATGCCTCAGGAGTCTATAGAGCTACTGTGGAAAATGCTAGAAGAGGAGCCTGGCCGCAGTATCACTGTGAATCTTGAAGAGCGTACGGCTACCTGCGGGGATGTTACGCTGTCTTTCGAAGTGGACGACTATACGCGTTGGCGTTTGATGAATGGATTTGACGACATCGATTTGACATTGCAACACGAAGAGGACATCACCGCCTATGAGAAGCGCCGAGCTGAGCGTTTCCCTTTCAAGCCAACGACTCTTCCTGCAAAGCATCTCCCTTCCCGCTCCATTACTTCCGCCCGCGAAGAGCAAGACAATTGGCCCGGACCTCTCAGTGCAAGAGCTTAG
- the leuC gene encoding 3-isopropylmalate dehydratase large subunit has translation MGTTLAEKVWADHLVRQGQDGAPDLIYIDLQLMHEVTSPQAFEGLRLAHRGLRRTDLTIATEDHNTPTVDIDRPIADKTSALQISTLESNCKEFGVRLHALGDADQGIVHQVGPQLGLTQPGMTVVCGDSHTSTHGAFGALAFGIGTSEVEHVMATQTLSLKPFKTMAINVEGDLPEGVTAKDIVLAIIAKIGTGGGQGHVLEYRGKAIHQLSMEARMTICNMSIEAGARAGMISPDEITYEYLKGRPHAPEGEMWDRAVEYWKTLQTDDDAVFDKEVTLDASQLAPFVTWGTNPGQGLPINADVPIPEQINDETQRRAAASAIAYMGLEPGMSIKAIPVDTVFIGSCTNGRIEDLRAAASVMKGRHKAKNIHRVLVVPASSRVRLQAESEGLDKVFEAFGAEWRNAGCSMCLGMNPDKMVPGERAISTSNRNFEGRQGKGSRTHLASPLVAAATAVRGTISSPIDL, from the coding sequence ATGGGAACAACGCTGGCCGAGAAGGTCTGGGCCGACCATTTGGTGCGTCAAGGGCAAGATGGAGCACCGGACTTAATATATATTGATTTACAGCTTATGCATGAAGTGACCAGTCCTCAGGCTTTTGAGGGTCTTCGTCTGGCTCACCGTGGGCTACGTCGCACAGATTTGACTATTGCAACCGAGGACCATAACACTCCTACAGTGGATATCGATCGTCCAATTGCAGATAAGACCTCCGCGCTGCAGATTTCAACGTTGGAAAGCAATTGCAAGGAGTTTGGCGTTAGACTTCATGCTCTAGGAGATGCGGATCAAGGTATTGTGCATCAGGTTGGTCCTCAGCTTGGGCTAACTCAACCAGGTATGACAGTGGTATGCGGTGATTCTCACACCTCAACACATGGAGCTTTTGGAGCGCTGGCTTTTGGCATAGGTACCTCAGAGGTTGAACATGTGATGGCCACTCAGACACTCAGTCTTAAACCATTCAAAACCATGGCTATCAATGTTGAAGGTGATTTGCCTGAGGGAGTGACTGCAAAAGACATCGTTTTAGCGATTATTGCCAAAATAGGTACCGGCGGCGGGCAAGGGCATGTGCTCGAATATAGAGGAAAGGCCATTCATCAGCTGTCAATGGAAGCTCGTATGACCATTTGTAACATGTCGATTGAGGCTGGTGCAAGGGCAGGTATGATTTCTCCAGATGAGATTACCTATGAGTATCTTAAAGGGCGTCCGCATGCGCCTGAAGGCGAAATGTGGGACCGCGCTGTTGAGTACTGGAAAACTTTGCAGACTGATGATGACGCAGTATTTGACAAGGAAGTGACACTTGATGCTTCACAGTTGGCGCCTTTTGTAACCTGGGGCACCAACCCAGGTCAGGGTTTACCTATTAATGCAGATGTACCGATTCCGGAGCAGATTAATGACGAGACTCAGCGCCGTGCAGCAGCCAGCGCTATCGCCTATATGGGTTTGGAACCGGGTATGTCCATCAAGGCAATTCCTGTAGATACGGTGTTTATTGGTTCATGCACGAATGGTCGTATAGAGGACTTGCGCGCAGCAGCATCCGTAATGAAGGGACGCCACAAGGCTAAGAACATTCATCGTGTACTGGTGGTTCCAGCATCCTCAAGGGTTCGCTTACAGGCAGAGAGCGAAGGCCTTGACAAGGTTTTTGAAGCCTTCGGTGCAGAGTGGCGTAATGCTGGTTGCTCGATGTGCTTGGGAATGAACCCTGACAAGATGGTTCCTGGGGAGCGCGCTATCTCAACATCTAACAGGAATTTTGAGGGACGCCAGGGAAAAGGAAGTCGAACTCATTTAGCGTCGCCTCTTGTGGCAGCAGCGACTGCGGTGCGTGGCACTATCAGCAGTCCTATTGATTTGTAA
- a CDS encoding IclR family transcriptional regulator, which yields MTFSESLPEISQDRRNTNDLATQSTPSPSVTVEDSEIHSGVGVLDKTVKILDALESGPSTLGQLVAATGLARPTAHRLAIALERHRFVLRDSHGRFVLGSRFAELAAAAGEDRLLTAAGPILQTLLDRTGESAQIFRRQGDQRVCIASVERSSGLRDSIPVGAMLSMEAGSAAQILLAWEDSERLHRGLRHAKFTASKLAAVRKRGWAESSNEREAGVSSISAPIRNASGSVIAAISISGPTDRMGAAPGRHYAPLVMAAGKYLSDAIVKAAPLAGKL from the coding sequence ATGACCTTTAGCGAATCCCTTCCTGAAATAAGCCAAGACCGGCGAAACACCAACGATCTTGCTACACAATCTACCCCTTCACCCTCAGTCACTGTTGAGGACTCAGAAATACATTCTGGTGTCGGGGTTCTTGACAAAACGGTCAAGATACTGGATGCGTTAGAATCAGGACCTTCAACTCTGGGACAGCTCGTTGCAGCAACTGGGCTTGCGCGCCCCACGGCACATCGCCTAGCTATTGCCCTTGAGAGACATCGCTTTGTATTAAGAGACTCACACGGTCGCTTTGTTCTTGGTTCTCGTTTTGCAGAGCTAGCAGCAGCGGCAGGAGAAGACAGATTATTGACAGCAGCAGGTCCAATCCTTCAAACGCTGCTAGACCGCACAGGTGAGTCCGCCCAAATTTTTCGTCGACAAGGCGATCAGCGCGTTTGCATAGCATCTGTGGAACGCAGCAGCGGACTTCGCGACTCTATTCCTGTCGGCGCGATGCTCTCGATGGAGGCTGGATCGGCAGCGCAAATACTGCTCGCCTGGGAGGATTCCGAACGTCTACATCGAGGCTTGCGGCATGCGAAGTTCACAGCCAGCAAACTCGCTGCTGTTCGCAAACGTGGCTGGGCTGAATCCTCAAATGAGCGCGAGGCTGGAGTCTCTTCGATCTCGGCACCCATTCGAAACGCTTCTGGCAGCGTTATTGCAGCGATTTCGATTTCTGGTCCAACTGATCGTATGGGAGCAGCACCGGGACGCCATTATGCCCCTCTAGTTATGGCAGCGGGCAAATATCTCTCAGATGCCATAGTCAAGGCAGCTCCACTTGCAGGAAAGCTCTGA
- a CDS encoding serine/threonine protein phosphatase translates to MIEARPSRNALPKSDSLLQGDAVSVSARLGRLQFHNSGKFRVLQLSDIQDGPKISADTISLIAAACDASRPDLVILTGDQIAGYDAAYAKTFRKRRWSTGWDGVYAAGRSVSNWFGNALQGVNGLPTQSATDSSSDDDLQSVSLDRYEESADDRERDLNHTKDLVRHSIAQFLSPLIERGIPFAVTYGNHDFQCGLDTAEMDAIYREFPGCLNPESTVARPDLARKLPASGLQNQTAYAMEPGTFALPVTDISGRRNVLGLTIIDSGDYAKTGGYGVPSRSALGFLARVPSLLQTKSIVFQHIPLPQFYELLRPVPTTTPYAIQGYRAYDSQCYVLDESQTLAGSYLGEGISCPDTDCGEFEIMRRSEGYFALFAGHDHRNGFVGNYDGIMLGATPTCGFGSYGPVPRKRAVRLFEFDIRHPHNPRTQLLEFGDLVGKPQTHKAYTFALSHMPSSTGDAVNLLRKPGVLAGTLATIAALFASLRASRKH, encoded by the coding sequence ATGATTGAAGCTCGACCATCACGTAATGCTTTACCGAAATCCGATTCATTGCTGCAGGGTGATGCCGTGTCAGTATCGGCGCGCCTTGGGCGTTTACAATTTCATAATTCAGGAAAGTTTCGCGTGTTGCAGCTCAGTGATATTCAGGATGGACCAAAGATATCCGCAGACACCATCAGTCTTATTGCGGCAGCATGCGACGCTTCCCGTCCTGATTTGGTAATTCTTACCGGTGATCAGATTGCAGGTTATGACGCGGCATATGCGAAAACATTTCGTAAACGTCGTTGGAGCACTGGTTGGGATGGCGTGTACGCAGCAGGTCGCAGTGTGAGTAATTGGTTTGGTAATGCTCTTCAGGGGGTGAACGGATTACCCACCCAATCAGCTACTGACTCATCTTCAGATGATGATCTGCAATCCGTTTCTCTAGACAGGTATGAGGAGTCTGCCGACGATAGAGAACGTGACCTTAACCATACGAAAGATTTAGTTCGACACAGTATTGCGCAATTTCTGTCTCCTCTTATCGAACGGGGTATCCCATTTGCAGTTACTTATGGCAATCATGATTTTCAGTGTGGGCTGGATACAGCTGAAATGGATGCCATCTATCGTGAGTTCCCGGGCTGCTTGAATCCAGAGTCCACGGTCGCCAGACCTGATCTGGCTCGTAAACTACCAGCTTCAGGATTGCAGAATCAGACTGCATATGCGATGGAGCCAGGTACCTTTGCCTTGCCCGTAACGGATATTTCAGGCAGGCGAAACGTGCTGGGATTGACTATTATTGATTCTGGTGATTATGCCAAAACTGGTGGTTATGGTGTTCCGTCACGTTCAGCTTTAGGATTTTTGGCGCGTGTGCCTAGTTTGCTGCAAACGAAATCAATTGTATTTCAACACATACCATTGCCGCAGTTTTATGAATTGCTTCGACCGGTACCAACCACCACGCCGTACGCGATTCAGGGCTATCGTGCTTACGATTCTCAGTGCTACGTTCTGGATGAATCTCAAACATTAGCCGGTAGCTATCTCGGTGAGGGTATTAGTTGCCCAGATACAGATTGTGGCGAATTTGAAATTATGCGTAGGAGTGAGGGATATTTCGCACTATTTGCCGGACATGACCATCGCAATGGTTTCGTTGGCAATTACGATGGAATCATGCTTGGGGCTACGCCAACTTGTGGTTTTGGATCTTATGGACCAGTTCCTCGCAAACGTGCAGTGAGGTTGTTTGAGTTTGATATTCGTCACCCGCACAATCCACGAACGCAATTGTTAGAGTTTGGAGATCTCGTGGGTAAACCACAGACTCATAAGGCCTACACCTTCGCTCTGAGCCATATGCCCAGCTCGACAGGAGACGCGGTGAACCTTCTGCGCAAACCTGGGGTGCTAGCCGGCACTCTAGCAACTATAGCTGCGCTGTTCGCATCATTGAGGGCCTCAAGAAAACATTGA
- a CDS encoding (S)-acetoin forming diacetyl reductase, which produces MSKEVAFITGAAQGIGESIARRLVADGFAVAIADLNTKLAQQVATSISDEGGQAIAIHLDVSDREGFEAAVHQAADELGGLNVLVNNAGIAPTTPIDSITPELFDKVYHINVASCIWGMQAAVAVFKSLGHGGKIINAASQAGVVGNANLMLYSSTKFAIRGLTQVAAKDLAKDGITANAFAPGIVKTPMMMDIAHQVAVNAGKDDEWGMSTFSKDITLGRLSEASEVAAGVSFLAGHDSDYMTGQTLIIDGGMQFQ; this is translated from the coding sequence ATGTCGAAAGAAGTAGCTTTTATTACAGGTGCAGCGCAAGGCATTGGGGAATCTATAGCGCGACGGTTAGTTGCCGACGGCTTCGCTGTCGCCATTGCTGATCTCAACACGAAGCTTGCACAGCAAGTCGCCACATCGATTAGCGATGAGGGTGGTCAAGCTATCGCGATACATCTCGACGTATCTGATCGTGAAGGTTTTGAAGCAGCAGTTCATCAAGCTGCAGATGAACTTGGTGGTCTGAATGTGTTGGTGAATAACGCCGGAATAGCACCGACCACACCTATTGATTCCATTACTCCTGAGCTCTTCGACAAGGTCTATCACATTAACGTTGCCTCATGCATATGGGGTATGCAGGCTGCCGTAGCAGTGTTCAAATCCTTAGGCCATGGAGGAAAAATCATCAATGCTGCGAGTCAAGCAGGCGTCGTAGGTAACGCTAACCTTATGCTCTATAGCTCAACAAAATTCGCAATACGCGGTCTTACACAAGTCGCTGCAAAAGATTTAGCTAAAGATGGCATCACCGCAAATGCCTTCGCTCCAGGAATCGTGAAAACGCCAATGATGATGGATATAGCTCATCAAGTTGCAGTCAATGCAGGTAAAGATGATGAGTGGGGAATGTCCACCTTCTCAAAGGACATCACTCTAGGACGTTTGAGCGAAGCTTCAGAAGTTGCTGCGGGCGTCTCTTTCTTAGCTGGGCACGACTCTGATTACATGACTGGTCAAACATTAATCATTGACGGCGGTATGCAATTTCAATAA
- a CDS encoding siderophore-interacting protein encodes MRRITFSSATRFPDALYEAASWIRLWFPLASGRAVQRGYTISSISRYSDVCDIDFFIHADGGPASKWANEA; translated from the coding sequence CTGCGTAGAATAACCTTTTCTAGTGCGACGCGTTTCCCAGATGCCCTGTATGAGGCTGCTTCTTGGATCCGTTTATGGTTTCCACTGGCGAGTGGACGTGCTGTACAGCGCGGATACACGATTTCTTCGATATCGCGATACAGTGACGTATGCGATATCGATTTCTTTATCCATGCTGACGGTGGTCCCGCCTCGAAGTGGGCGAATGAAGCATAG
- a CDS encoding TDT family transporter: MNSMNTALAEADTAVRQQELNANIGTVTESRMVNYHRTVPLPKGGLTLGVLALGALLSTLLPNDSIWIHWVFAILPLPFMVTIIGKCLIHPSLVLSADMSNPVVAPVSATVLMSLMQYASYLSPIGGKMHVIAVALWYFAVSCNIILMIHIASRFVIKDFSLKNVYPTWFVGFVGIVVASATAQAVGQQPLGLLIFWCGFVLYAATFVVVSIRMFRFALPQAVQPTFCIYAAPMSLSIVGYTTSDNNPNPVLVLVMLLCAQALLIMVLCRLPKLLSISFAPSYAAMTFPFVITATALYKALTLFQSIGWAVPSWLFILQGIETALAIVMVSYVFYLFVKYGIQQWQKSGQVIAP, from the coding sequence ATGAACAGCATGAATACCGCGCTTGCAGAAGCGGACACTGCAGTACGCCAACAAGAACTCAATGCCAATATAGGCACAGTTACAGAATCGAGAATGGTTAACTACCATCGCACAGTTCCTCTGCCCAAAGGAGGTCTAACTCTCGGGGTATTGGCTCTGGGAGCATTGTTGAGTACGCTCTTGCCCAACGACAGTATCTGGATTCATTGGGTTTTCGCTATACTGCCGTTACCATTTATGGTAACGATCATCGGCAAATGTCTAATTCACCCTTCACTGGTACTTAGCGCTGACATGTCTAATCCTGTTGTGGCACCTGTCTCTGCAACAGTGCTGATGTCATTAATGCAATATGCCAGTTACTTGTCCCCAATTGGGGGGAAGATGCATGTGATTGCGGTTGCACTATGGTACTTTGCCGTCAGCTGCAACATCATTTTGATGATTCACATAGCCAGTCGCTTCGTTATAAAAGATTTTAGTCTTAAGAATGTGTATCCAACATGGTTCGTAGGTTTTGTGGGGATTGTGGTCGCTTCGGCAACAGCGCAAGCAGTTGGACAGCAGCCACTTGGACTATTGATATTCTGGTGTGGATTTGTGCTTTATGCCGCGACCTTCGTGGTCGTAAGCATCAGAATGTTCCGTTTTGCTTTGCCTCAAGCTGTTCAGCCGACATTCTGCATTTATGCCGCACCCATGAGTCTGTCAATCGTTGGTTACACGACATCGGATAACAACCCCAACCCTGTGCTGGTATTAGTAATGTTGCTTTGTGCACAAGCCTTGTTGATAATGGTGTTGTGCCGATTACCAAAGTTGCTCAGCATATCCTTCGCTCCTTCATATGCAGCTATGACCTTTCCTTTCGTCATCACAGCGACTGCGCTGTACAAAGCACTGACATTATTCCAGAGCATTGGTTGGGCTGTGCCATCTTGGCTGTTTATCCTGCAAGGGATTGAAACAGCATTGGCAATAGTCATGGTCTCTTACGTCTTCTACTTATTTGTTAAATACGGGATACAGCAGTGGCAGAAAAGTGGGCAAGTAATAGCACCATGA
- a CDS encoding LysR family transcriptional regulator: MTTVNDLSFTHLITLVAVFETGEFTAAADELGIAQSTVSKRIATMESAFGLQLFIRRAKSELLPTPAGRRLYDSAASVLQQWSDAVYHMAPSNFQKTPFTLMLSHTASSTLLPRVIAGMHRLLDTMDFSAHTMNSEQIIEGIIKKHAQMGIIEKPVDTETVQLDVLCEDQLVLAVNAPQDHELSAEQHETQHNMVLTPDNSSSIPSDALWLLREPGSGVRYFTDMFFRTFGLSPSRVVELDSNEKICSVLASGIGCTVLSSQSAPNGVPIFNLGDSFVRHFFAVTPKTGLNPDQRIIAQKIIEILR, from the coding sequence ATGACGACAGTTAATGATCTGAGTTTCACCCACTTAATCACGCTAGTAGCGGTATTTGAAACAGGCGAATTCACTGCTGCTGCCGACGAACTTGGTATCGCTCAATCTACTGTTTCAAAACGTATTGCAACAATGGAAAGCGCTTTTGGACTACAACTCTTCATCAGAAGAGCAAAAAGTGAATTGCTGCCAACTCCTGCAGGACGTCGTCTCTACGATTCTGCTGCCTCGGTACTACAACAGTGGTCAGATGCGGTGTATCACATGGCTCCAAGCAACTTTCAAAAAACACCGTTTACGCTGATGCTTTCACACACAGCTTCCAGCACTCTCCTACCTCGTGTAATAGCTGGAATGCATCGCCTGCTAGACACCATGGATTTCTCGGCGCATACGATGAATTCTGAACAAATCATTGAGGGGATCATCAAAAAACATGCTCAAATGGGTATCATCGAAAAACCTGTTGATACCGAGACTGTCCAACTCGATGTGTTATGCGAAGATCAGCTAGTATTGGCCGTCAATGCACCGCAAGACCATGAGCTCTCTGCAGAGCAACATGAAACACAACACAACATGGTGCTAACCCCAGATAATAGCTCGTCAATTCCATCAGATGCACTATGGCTGTTACGAGAACCAGGGTCAGGTGTGCGATACTTCACGGACATGTTTTTCAGGACTTTCGGATTATCTCCCTCTCGTGTTGTTGAGCTTGATAGCAACGAAAAAATTTGTTCGGTTTTAGCTTCTGGGATAGGGTGCACGGTGTTATCAAGCCAGTCAGCACCCAATGGCGTGCCCATCTTCAACCTCGGAGACAGTTTTGTACGCCATTTTTTTGCGGTTACGCCTAAAACCGGTTTGAATCCAGATCAACGGATCATAGCTCAAAAAATTATCGAGATACTGCGGTAA